One Streptomyces lincolnensis genomic region harbors:
- a CDS encoding NtaA/DmoA family FMN-dependent monooxygenase (This protein belongs to a clade of FMN-dependent monooxygenases, within a broader family of flavin-dependent oxidoreductases, the luciferase-like monooxygenase (LMM) family, some of whose members use coenzyme F420 rather than FMN.) has product MTRRMHLAAHFPGVNNTTVWADPRSRSQIEFSSFEHLARTAERGLFDFFFLAEGLRLREHKGRVHDLDVVGRPESLTVLNALAAVTDRLGLAATVNATFNEPYELARRLATSDHLSGGRAAWNVVTSSDAFTGENFRRGGYLDRADRYSRAAEFVATARELWDSWTPDGVPRPFAHRGRHFDIAGEFGLPRSPQGHPVVIQAGDSDEGREFAASTADVVFTRHSSLEEGRAFSADVKRRLARYGRTPADLKIMPGVGVVLGDTAAEAREKAAVIRRQQTSPQTAILTLEQIWGVDLSSYDPDGPLPDIDPVAEPSLTRGRTRRGDTVAIAEKWRALSREKGLSIRQTVIEAGGRQSFVGTPAAVAAEMEEFVRQDAADGFILVPHLTPGGLDEFVDQVVPLLQERGVFRTEYRGTTLRSHLGLSEPPRLPLSSAP; this is encoded by the coding sequence ATGACCAGGCGGATGCATCTCGCGGCGCACTTTCCCGGCGTCAACAACACCACCGTCTGGGCCGATCCGCGCTCGCGGTCGCAGATCGAGTTCTCCTCCTTCGAGCACCTGGCCCGCACCGCCGAACGCGGGCTGTTCGACTTCTTCTTCCTCGCCGAGGGACTGCGGCTGCGCGAACACAAGGGCCGTGTCCACGACCTGGACGTGGTGGGGCGGCCCGAGTCCCTCACCGTGCTGAACGCGCTCGCCGCCGTCACCGACCGGCTCGGCCTCGCCGCCACGGTCAACGCCACCTTCAACGAGCCGTACGAACTCGCTCGCAGGCTCGCCACGTCGGACCACCTCAGCGGGGGCCGGGCGGCGTGGAACGTGGTGACCTCCTCGGATGCCTTCACCGGCGAGAACTTCCGGCGCGGCGGCTACCTCGACCGGGCGGACCGGTACTCACGCGCCGCCGAATTCGTGGCCACGGCACGGGAGTTGTGGGACTCCTGGACTCCGGACGGCGTGCCCCGGCCCTTCGCGCACCGGGGACGGCACTTCGACATCGCGGGCGAGTTCGGTCTGCCGCGCTCCCCGCAGGGGCACCCGGTCGTCATCCAGGCCGGCGACTCCGACGAGGGACGCGAGTTCGCGGCCTCCACGGCCGACGTGGTCTTCACCCGGCACAGTTCGCTGGAGGAGGGCCGGGCCTTCTCCGCCGATGTGAAGCGGCGCCTGGCGCGATACGGCCGTACGCCCGCCGACCTGAAGATCATGCCCGGCGTCGGCGTCGTCCTCGGCGACACCGCCGCCGAGGCCCGGGAGAAGGCCGCCGTGATCCGACGGCAGCAGACGTCCCCGCAGACCGCGATCCTCACGCTGGAGCAGATCTGGGGCGTCGATCTGTCCTCCTACGACCCGGACGGCCCCCTTCCCGACATCGACCCGGTGGCCGAGCCGTCACTCACCCGGGGGCGGACGCGGCGCGGTGACACGGTCGCGATCGCCGAGAAGTGGCGGGCCCTGTCCCGGGAGAAGGGGCTGTCGATCCGGCAGACCGTGATCGAGGCGGGTGGCCGACAGTCCTTCGTCGGCACCCCGGCGGCGGTCGCGGCCGAGATGGAGGAGTTCGTCCGGCAGGACGCCGCCGACGGCTTCATCCTCGTCCCGCACCTCACCCCGGGCGGACTCGACGAGTTCGTGGACCAGGTGGTGCCGCTGCTCCAGGAGCGCGGAGTGTTCCGCACCGAGTACCGGGGCACCACCCTGCGCTCGCATCTAGGGCTCTCGGAACCACCTCGTCTGCCCCTTTCCTCCGCCCCGTAA
- a CDS encoding LLM class flavin-dependent oxidoreductase, with protein sequence MLHLAAALDQPSVHDADPYVALARLAEHGGLDFVTLDDTFARPGPDALSVLSRIAPTTGRIGLVPTVTTTHTEPFHVQAAVATLDWVSRGRAGWRIEVSRTEGEARLFGRRHSAPADALWQEADEVADVAARLWDSWEDDAEIRDEATGRFIDRDKLHHVDFTGSAFSVRGPSIVPRPPQGHPVRVIDATDGPARRTAGRHADVALVRAASSAQATAVRDQLRRYAAESGRDPDELRVLASLVVDLGDGEYAAEPGHGGGGPRPTAWGPLYRGGPVDLAELITSWYQEGTVDGFHLVPTEPRRDLERLVNGTVALLQHRGLFRTFYPGSTLREHLGLARPANQYAGETS encoded by the coding sequence ATGCTGCATCTGGCCGCCGCCCTCGACCAGCCGTCCGTCCACGACGCCGACCCCTATGTGGCCCTCGCGCGCCTCGCCGAGCACGGCGGCCTCGACTTCGTGACGCTGGACGACACCTTCGCCCGCCCGGGGCCCGACGCGCTCTCGGTGCTGTCCCGGATCGCGCCCACCACCGGCCGGATCGGCCTGGTCCCCACCGTCACCACCACGCACACCGAGCCCTTCCATGTGCAGGCCGCCGTCGCGACCCTCGACTGGGTCAGCCGCGGCCGGGCCGGCTGGCGGATCGAGGTGTCGAGGACCGAGGGCGAGGCCCGCCTCTTCGGCCGCCGGCACTCGGCGCCGGCCGACGCGCTGTGGCAGGAGGCCGATGAAGTCGCCGACGTGGCCGCCAGGTTGTGGGACAGCTGGGAGGACGACGCCGAGATCCGGGACGAGGCCACCGGCCGCTTCATCGACCGGGACAAGCTCCACCACGTCGACTTCACCGGCTCCGCCTTCTCGGTCAGGGGGCCGTCGATCGTGCCGCGTCCCCCGCAGGGCCACCCCGTCCGCGTGATCGACGCCACCGACGGGCCCGCCCGGCGGACCGCGGGCCGTCACGCCGACGTGGCGCTCGTGCGGGCCGCGAGCTCCGCGCAGGCCACCGCCGTACGGGACCAACTGCGGCGGTACGCCGCCGAGTCCGGGCGGGATCCGGACGAGCTGCGTGTCCTGGCGAGCCTGGTCGTCGACCTCGGCGACGGGGAGTACGCGGCCGAGCCGGGCCACGGCGGGGGCGGCCCCCGGCCGACCGCGTGGGGCCCGCTGTACCGGGGCGGCCCCGTCGACCTCGCCGAGCTGATCACCTCCTGGTACCAGGAGGGCACGGTCGACGGCTTCCATCTCGTCCCCACCGAACCCCGCCGTGACCTGGAACGTCTCGTCAACGGCACGGTGGCGCTGCTGCAACACCGGGGACTGTTCCGCACCTTCTACCCGGGCAGCACGCTCCGGGAGCATCTGGGCCTCGCCCGGCCCGCCAACCAGTACGCGGGGGAGACCTCATGA
- a CDS encoding FAD/NAD(P)-binding protein, with protein sequence MRSSLVIVGAGPRGTGLIERIAANAPELYAGSGLDVHLVDPHRPGAGRIWRQAQSPLLWMNSHAEDITMFTDETVPMEGPVRPGPTLHEWAAVDGRTFADRPTQGAYLRWVHDRAVAALPASVTVHHHPRRALRVSGPREGRQQVWLEDRPRPLLADLVVLALGHLDAELDEQQAGLAAYAREHDLVHLPPDFTADSDLSPLAPGEPVLVRGFGLAFVDLMVLLTEGRGGRYEGDTYVPSGREPVLYVGSRRGVPYHSKIGYDWTGERPPLPRYFGPAEVDALLARPGFHFGRDVWPLIEKELGFAHYHRLFTVHPERTTLSWSVFEEKYAAAEDPAGRAALVASAVPDPADRLDLAALDRPLDGVRYGSFEAFQEGMRGYVERDLNRRHDPSYSPDLAVFLGLLSVYGQLVRLGDIGPWWHGFFSYLASGPPGPRLRQMQALSRAGLLNFVGADMTVTAEDGVFRAASATVPGAVVEARALVEARLPEPTVARARDPLLRRLHADGAAETPEGLLRVDPDDGRILDRSGRPHPRRFALGPYTDGRTPGAFTRPRTGGPAFRQNDATARAALVFISALARRAAA encoded by the coding sequence ATGAGGTCCTCTCTCGTCATCGTCGGGGCCGGACCGCGGGGGACCGGACTGATCGAGCGGATCGCCGCCAACGCGCCGGAGCTGTACGCCGGTTCGGGGCTCGACGTGCATCTGGTGGACCCGCACCGGCCCGGCGCCGGGCGGATCTGGCGGCAGGCGCAGTCACCACTGCTGTGGATGAACTCGCACGCCGAGGACATCACCATGTTCACCGACGAGACGGTGCCGATGGAGGGGCCGGTGCGGCCCGGACCCACGCTGCACGAGTGGGCCGCCGTCGACGGCCGCACCTTCGCCGATCGCCCGACGCAGGGCGCCTATCTCAGGTGGGTGCACGACCGGGCGGTGGCCGCCCTGCCTGCGTCGGTGACCGTCCATCACCATCCCCGCCGCGCCCTGCGCGTGAGCGGTCCCCGCGAGGGCCGCCAGCAGGTGTGGCTGGAGGACCGACCGCGCCCCCTCCTCGCCGACCTCGTCGTCCTCGCCCTCGGCCACCTGGACGCCGAACTCGACGAGCAGCAGGCCGGCCTGGCCGCCTACGCCCGTGAGCACGACCTCGTCCATCTGCCGCCGGACTTCACCGCCGACAGCGATCTGTCCCCGCTCGCCCCCGGCGAGCCCGTCCTGGTCCGCGGCTTCGGGCTGGCCTTCGTCGACCTGATGGTGCTGCTCACCGAGGGGCGCGGCGGGCGGTACGAGGGGGACACCTATGTGCCCTCGGGACGGGAACCGGTGCTGTACGTCGGATCGCGGCGCGGAGTGCCGTACCACTCGAAGATCGGCTACGACTGGACCGGTGAACGGCCGCCGCTGCCGCGGTACTTCGGGCCCGCCGAGGTCGACGCGCTGCTCGCCCGGCCGGGGTTCCACTTCGGGCGGGACGTGTGGCCGCTGATCGAGAAGGAGCTCGGGTTCGCGCACTACCACCGGCTGTTCACGGTCCACCCCGAGCGGACGACCCTGTCCTGGAGCGTCTTCGAGGAGAAGTACGCGGCCGCCGAGGATCCGGCCGGGCGGGCCGCCCTGGTCGCGTCCGCCGTGCCCGACCCCGCCGACCGGCTCGACCTCGCCGCGCTCGACCGGCCGCTGGACGGGGTGCGATACGGGTCCTTCGAGGCGTTCCAGGAGGGGATGCGCGGATACGTCGAGCGGGACCTGAACCGACGTCATGATCCGTCGTACAGCCCGGACCTGGCGGTCTTCCTCGGGCTGCTGTCCGTCTACGGCCAGCTGGTCCGGCTCGGGGACATCGGGCCCTGGTGGCACGGCTTCTTCAGCTACCTCGCCTCCGGGCCGCCCGGCCCCCGGCTGCGGCAGATGCAGGCACTGTCCCGGGCGGGCCTGCTGAACTTCGTCGGCGCCGACATGACCGTCACCGCCGAGGACGGCGTGTTCCGGGCGGCGAGCGCCACCGTGCCGGGGGCGGTCGTCGAGGCCCGGGCGCTGGTCGAGGCGCGGCTGCCGGAACCCACGGTCGCACGGGCCCGCGACCCCCTGCTGCGGCGGCTGCACGCCGACGGGGCCGCCGAGACGCCCGAGGGGCTGCTCAGGGTGGACCCCGACGACGGGCGGATCCTCGACCGGTCGGGCCGGCCGCACCCCCGGCGGTTCGCGCTCGGGCCCTACACCGACGGCCGTACCCCCGGCGCCTTCACCCGGCCGCGCACCGGCGGGCCGGCCTTCCGGCAGAACGACGCCACGGCACGGGCCGCGCTGGTGTTCATCAGCGCGCTCGCCCGCCGCGCGGCCGCCTGA
- a CDS encoding amino acid ABC transporter permease, with protein MSSDTLAKAPAAPDTPEHADSLRIVPQRRLGQWAAALAVLTLLGLALTSVLRNEAFRWGVVADYFTSDAVLRGLWLTLWLTAVVMVLGFALGTLLAAARISTNPVLRSVSWGYVWLFRSIPILVQLLLWFNIGALYPQILGVRTVDLLGPVTVAVIGLTLHEAAYAAEIVRGGILSVDRGQIEAAQALGLSRWRRWRRIVLPQAMRSIVPPAGNLLIGTLKGTSIVSVIAVQDLLYSVQLVYHRTYQVIPLLMVATVWYTVVTSVLGVGQYYVEKHYARGSGSAR; from the coding sequence ATGTCCTCCGACACCCTCGCCAAAGCCCCCGCCGCGCCGGACACACCGGAACACGCGGACTCCTTGCGGATCGTCCCGCAGCGCCGCCTCGGCCAGTGGGCGGCGGCCCTCGCCGTCCTGACGCTCCTCGGCCTCGCGCTCACCTCGGTGCTGCGCAACGAGGCGTTCCGGTGGGGCGTCGTCGCCGACTACTTCACCTCGGACGCCGTGCTGCGCGGCCTGTGGCTCACCCTGTGGCTGACCGCGGTCGTGATGGTGCTCGGCTTCGCGCTCGGCACCCTCCTCGCGGCCGCCCGGATCTCCACCAACCCCGTGCTCAGAAGCGTCAGTTGGGGATACGTCTGGCTGTTCCGGTCGATCCCGATCCTGGTGCAGCTGCTCCTCTGGTTCAACATCGGGGCGCTGTACCCGCAGATCCTCGGGGTGCGGACGGTCGACCTGCTCGGGCCGGTCACCGTCGCGGTCATCGGCCTCACCCTGCACGAGGCCGCGTACGCCGCCGAGATCGTGCGCGGCGGGATCCTCTCCGTCGACCGGGGCCAGATCGAGGCGGCCCAGGCGCTGGGTCTGAGCCGGTGGCGGCGATGGCGGCGGATCGTGCTCCCGCAGGCGATGCGCTCCATCGTGCCGCCCGCCGGGAACCTGCTGATCGGCACCCTGAAGGGCACCTCCATTGTCAGCGTCATCGCCGTGCAGGACCTGCTCTACTCGGTGCAGCTCGTCTACCACCGCACCTACCAGGTCATCCCGCTGCTGATGGTGGCCACCGTCTGGTACACCGTCGTGACCTCGGTGCTCGGCGTCGGCCAGTACTACGTGGAGAAGCACTACGCGCGAGGCTCCGGGAGCGCCCGATGA
- a CDS encoding ABC transporter substrate-binding protein → MRTPMRARNALFIPFALITAGTLLLTGCGSGTDAVNASSRSEGIPTTDVVSAVKKDETAAGLLPAGTRTLTLAVSVSGQPPGTSILDDGKTLAGQDVDFANAVAKVLGLHLTTEQASFEAILPALDSGRYDLGVGNFGVTDERRRTIDFVTYINDGQGFAVRQDSKQAKVTDLRQLCGLKVATGAGTTFEATLEKNRHLCADAGEKAYEVQTYSEQSAVWSSLQQGRSDIVMSTINGLRYAVAHQEGLKFLGEFHRLDVGFAFKKGTKLAPAFQAAVNTLIADGTYADILKKWNTTGSALTKSEISPPELKNQ, encoded by the coding sequence ATGCGTACGCCCATGCGTGCCCGAAACGCCCTCTTCATCCCCTTCGCCCTCATCACCGCGGGCACTCTGCTGCTGACCGGGTGCGGTTCCGGCACGGACGCGGTCAACGCCTCGTCCCGGTCGGAGGGGATCCCCACCACGGACGTCGTCTCCGCCGTCAAGAAGGACGAGACGGCGGCCGGACTGCTGCCCGCCGGTACCAGAACCCTCACCCTCGCCGTCAGCGTCTCCGGCCAGCCGCCCGGCACCTCGATCCTGGACGACGGCAAGACCCTGGCCGGCCAGGACGTCGACTTCGCGAACGCCGTCGCCAAGGTCCTCGGCCTCCACCTCACGACGGAACAAGCGAGCTTCGAGGCGATCCTGCCCGCCCTCGACAGCGGCAGGTACGACCTCGGTGTCGGCAACTTCGGCGTCACCGACGAGCGCCGCAGGACGATCGACTTCGTCACCTACATCAACGACGGCCAGGGCTTCGCCGTCCGCCAGGACAGCAAGCAGGCCAAGGTGACCGACCTCCGGCAGCTGTGCGGCCTGAAGGTCGCGACCGGCGCGGGCACCACCTTCGAGGCCACCCTGGAGAAGAACAGGCACCTGTGCGCCGACGCCGGCGAGAAGGCCTACGAGGTGCAGACCTACAGCGAGCAGAGCGCCGTCTGGTCCTCGCTCCAACAGGGCCGCAGCGACATCGTGATGTCCACGATCAACGGCCTGCGCTACGCCGTCGCCCACCAGGAGGGCCTGAAGTTCCTGGGCGAGTTCCACCGCCTCGACGTCGGCTTCGCCTTCAAGAAGGGCACGAAACTGGCCCCCGCCTTCCAGGCCGCGGTGAACACACTGATCGCGGACGGGACGTACGCCGACATCCTGAAGAAGTGGAACACGACGGGCTCGGCACTCACCAAGTCCGAGATCTCCCCACCGGAACTGAAGAACCAGTGA
- a CDS encoding DUF5685 family protein — MVRPCSHRLGRSLKDQWMAHLCGLCLALRTDHGQFARVVTNYDGLLISVLTEAQAEKPGGGRRTAGPCPLRGMRTASVAHGEGARLAAAVSLVLASAKVRDHVADGDGVLARRPVALAARRIATSWGRAGGRTGLDVGFDTAVLVDAVDRQLGIETLAGPGTPLLTVTEPTETATAAAFAHTALLAGRPGNAQPLAEAGRLFGRLAHLLDAVEDREADAVSGAWNPLAATGTSLAQARRLADDALHGIRLALREAEFTDAGLAHLLLVHELRRSVDRAFGTVPVCASHQHGPYDPSGQPPQQPYTGGNPYAGGNPFAGGGGAPGDGGGGGFGGFGGGPAPQPPRGRRGFWAGCGMFWLLCCTCKLCCAKEYEGPWSRKKREGVCRDCDDGCDCCCDCC, encoded by the coding sequence ATGGTCAGACCCTGTTCACACAGGCTGGGCCGGAGCCTCAAGGACCAGTGGATGGCGCATTTGTGCGGGCTGTGCCTCGCGCTGCGCACGGACCACGGTCAGTTCGCTCGGGTCGTGACGAACTATGACGGGCTGCTGATATCGGTTTTGACGGAGGCTCAGGCGGAAAAACCCGGCGGCGGACGCCGTACGGCGGGACCCTGCCCGTTGCGGGGAATGCGCACCGCCTCCGTCGCGCACGGCGAGGGGGCGCGGCTCGCGGCGGCCGTCTCGCTGGTGCTCGCCTCGGCCAAGGTGCGTGACCATGTCGCCGACGGGGACGGGGTGCTGGCCCGCCGGCCGGTGGCACTCGCCGCCCGGCGGATCGCCACGAGCTGGGGGCGGGCCGGGGGGCGCACCGGTCTCGACGTCGGGTTCGACACGGCCGTCCTGGTCGACGCCGTGGACCGGCAGCTCGGCATCGAGACGCTCGCCGGGCCCGGAACACCCCTGCTGACGGTCACCGAGCCGACCGAGACCGCGACCGCCGCGGCCTTCGCGCACACCGCGCTGCTGGCCGGACGGCCGGGCAACGCTCAGCCGCTCGCCGAGGCCGGACGCCTCTTCGGGCGGCTCGCGCACCTCCTGGACGCCGTGGAGGACAGGGAGGCCGACGCCGTGTCGGGCGCCTGGAATCCCCTCGCGGCGACCGGTACGTCCTTGGCGCAGGCCCGGCGGCTCGCCGACGACGCCCTGCACGGGATCCGGCTCGCGCTGCGCGAGGCCGAGTTCACGGACGCGGGGCTCGCCCATCTGCTGCTCGTGCACGAGCTGCGGCGCTCGGTGGACCGGGCGTTCGGCACCGTGCCGGTGTGCGCCTCCCACCAGCACGGTCCGTACGACCCCTCCGGGCAGCCGCCGCAACAGCCGTACACGGGCGGGAATCCGTACGCCGGCGGGAACCCCTTCGCGGGCGGTGGGGGAGCGCCGGGTGATGGCGGGGGTGGTGGATTCGGCGGGTTCGGGGGCGGGCCCGCACCCCAGCCGCCCAGGGGACGGCGCGGGTTCTGGGCCGGTTGCGGGATGTTCTGGCTGCTGTGCTGCACCTGCAAGCTGTGCTGTGCCAAGGAGTACGAGGGTCCGTGGTCCCGCAAGAAGCGCGAGGGCGTCTGCCGTGACTGCGACGACGGGTGCGACTGCTGCTGCGACTGCTGTTAG
- a CDS encoding cell division protein SepF, with translation MGSVRKASAWLGLVDDNDDERYYDDDYSEGAEPGEAWVTDPRVKVASDVAEEKGRRIGTVTPDSFRDARAIGELFRDGVPVIMNLTAMEAGDAKRVVDFAAGLIFGLRGSIERVSTRVFLLTPSNTEIVNGDPAAHRSDGFFNQS, from the coding sequence ATGGGATCGGTGCGCAAGGCGAGTGCCTGGCTGGGCCTCGTTGACGACAACGATGACGAGCGTTACTACGACGACGACTACTCCGAAGGGGCCGAGCCCGGGGAGGCCTGGGTCACCGACCCGCGGGTCAAGGTGGCCTCGGACGTGGCGGAGGAGAAGGGGCGTCGGATCGGCACGGTCACGCCGGACAGCTTCCGGGACGCCCGTGCCATCGGTGAGCTGTTCCGGGACGGCGTCCCGGTCATCATGAACCTCACGGCCATGGAGGCCGGCGACGCCAAGCGGGTCGTCGACTTCGCGGCCGGGCTGATCTTCGGCCTGCGTGGTTCGATCGAGCGGGTCTCCACCCGGGTGTTCCTGCTGACCCCCTCCAACACCGAGATCGTGAACGGCGACCCGGCCGCGCACCGCTCGGACGGCTTCTTCAACCAGAGCTGA
- a CDS encoding acyl-CoA dehydrogenase family protein, with product MSASTKPPPFDPADPLGIDDLLEPEDLAIRQTVRDWAADRVLPYVAEWYETGELPGIRELARELGGIGALGMSLTGYGCAGASAVQYGLACLELEAADSGIRSLVSVQGSLAMYAIHRFGSEEQKRAWLPRMAAGEVIGCFGLTEPDHGSDPAAMRTYAKKDGTDWVLNGRKMWITNGSVAGVAVVWAQTDEGIRGFVVPTDSPGFSAPEIKHKWSLRASVTSELVLDDVRLPADAVLPEVVGLKGPLSCLSHARYGIVWGAMGAARSCFETAVDYAKSREQFGRPIGGFQLTQAKLADMAVELHKGILLAHHLGRRMDAGRLRPEQVSFGKLNNVREAIDICRTARTILGANGISLEYPVMRHATNLESVLTYEGTVEMHQLVLGKALTGLDAFR from the coding sequence ATGTCCGCGTCCACGAAGCCGCCCCCCTTCGACCCCGCCGACCCCCTCGGGATCGACGACCTGCTGGAGCCGGAGGACCTGGCGATCCGGCAGACCGTGCGGGACTGGGCCGCGGACCGGGTGCTGCCGTATGTCGCCGAGTGGTACGAGACGGGCGAACTGCCCGGCATCAGGGAGCTCGCGCGTGAACTCGGCGGGATCGGCGCGCTCGGCATGTCGCTCACCGGATACGGCTGTGCCGGCGCCAGCGCGGTGCAGTACGGGCTGGCCTGCCTGGAGCTGGAGGCCGCCGACTCCGGGATCCGCTCCCTGGTCTCCGTGCAGGGCTCCCTCGCCATGTACGCCATCCACCGGTTCGGCTCCGAGGAGCAGAAGCGGGCCTGGCTGCCGCGCATGGCGGCCGGTGAGGTCATCGGCTGCTTCGGGCTGACCGAGCCGGACCACGGCTCCGACCCCGCCGCCATGCGGACGTACGCCAAGAAGGACGGCACGGACTGGGTCCTGAACGGGCGCAAGATGTGGATCACCAACGGTTCCGTCGCCGGGGTGGCCGTCGTGTGGGCGCAGACCGACGAGGGGATCCGCGGCTTCGTCGTCCCCACCGACAGCCCCGGCTTCTCCGCCCCGGAGATCAAGCACAAGTGGTCGCTGCGGGCGAGTGTCACCAGCGAGCTCGTGCTCGACGACGTACGGCTGCCCGCCGACGCCGTGCTGCCGGAGGTCGTCGGGCTGAAGGGACCGCTCAGCTGTCTCTCCCACGCCCGCTACGGAATCGTCTGGGGCGCGATGGGAGCGGCGCGGTCCTGTTTCGAGACCGCGGTCGACTACGCGAAGTCACGGGAGCAGTTCGGGCGGCCGATCGGCGGCTTCCAGCTCACCCAGGCCAAGCTCGCCGACATGGCGGTCGAACTGCACAAGGGGATTCTGCTCGCCCACCATCTGGGGCGGCGCATGGACGCCGGCCGCCTGCGTCCCGAGCAGGTCAGCTTCGGCAAGCTCAACAACGTCCGCGAGGCCATCGACATCTGCCGTACGGCCCGCACGATCCTCGGTGCCAACGGGATCTCGCTCGAATACCCGGTGATGCGGCACGCGACCAACCTCGAGTCGGTGCTCACCTATGAGGGCACCGTCGAGATGCACCAGCTGGTGCTGGGCAAGGCGCTCACCGGACTCGACGCGTTCCGGTAA
- a CDS encoding MFS transporter encodes MSGTTTAAVGLRRRAAGAGANRWVVLVVLCVSLLLVAVDATVLHVAVPAVTEDLRPGAIELLWIVDVYPLVCASLLILFGTLGDRVGRRRVLLLGYALFGVASAMAALADTAQVLIVARALLGVGGAMIMPATLSILRQVFPDRRERALAIGIWSAVAAVGAAVGPLLGGFLLEHFWWGSVFLVNIPLMIVSLPIGRLLLPESKGDRNGPWDVIGALMAAAGLFALVLGVKRLGSGDLDVFSVVPLLVGAVLVFFFVRRQRRLKHPLVDLRMFARPAFSTSVGCIVLAMLALVGLELIAAQYLQLVLGLSPLETGLRLLPLTVAAMGAGLAGARMLRRFGPRRMVSLGFCLTAVAVVLLTAMGGEDNTGLLLCGFVLLGFGLETTLFGAYESMLSEAPPEQAGGAAAIGETSYQLGAGIGIALLGSVMNAAYTPGLSSVPGVPASASAAAGHSLGEAYEIADRLGGPAGVTLRRTAQECFVHGLHVTLLVSAGLLLLGAVMALRLPRTMQCGDEEAGPVELPSPREVSESRVSA; translated from the coding sequence ATGTCCGGGACGACCACGGCCGCCGTCGGGCTGCGCCGTCGGGCGGCCGGGGCCGGTGCCAACCGCTGGGTCGTCCTCGTCGTCCTCTGTGTCAGCCTGCTCCTGGTCGCCGTGGACGCGACCGTGCTGCACGTCGCGGTGCCCGCCGTCACCGAGGACCTCAGGCCCGGCGCGATAGAGCTGCTCTGGATCGTCGACGTCTACCCCCTCGTCTGCGCCTCGCTGCTGATCCTGTTCGGCACGCTCGGCGATCGCGTCGGCCGCAGACGCGTCCTGCTGCTGGGATACGCGCTGTTCGGCGTCGCCTCCGCCATGGCGGCCCTCGCCGACACCGCCCAGGTGCTGATCGTGGCGCGGGCGCTGCTCGGCGTCGGCGGCGCGATGATCATGCCCGCGACCCTGTCCATCCTCCGCCAGGTCTTTCCCGACCGGCGTGAACGGGCGCTCGCGATAGGCATCTGGAGCGCGGTGGCCGCGGTCGGCGCGGCCGTCGGACCGCTGCTCGGCGGCTTCCTGCTGGAGCACTTCTGGTGGGGCTCGGTCTTCCTCGTCAACATCCCGCTCATGATCGTCAGCCTCCCGATCGGCCGACTTCTGCTGCCCGAGTCCAAGGGCGACCGGAACGGCCCGTGGGACGTGATCGGGGCACTGATGGCGGCGGCCGGCCTGTTCGCCCTGGTGCTGGGCGTGAAGCGGCTCGGCAGCGGCGACCTGGACGTGTTCTCCGTGGTGCCGCTGCTGGTGGGCGCGGTACTGGTCTTCTTCTTCGTCCGGCGTCAACGGCGGCTGAAGCATCCCCTGGTGGACCTGCGGATGTTCGCCCGGCCGGCGTTCAGCACGTCGGTGGGGTGCATCGTGCTGGCGATGCTCGCGCTGGTGGGCCTGGAACTGATCGCGGCGCAGTACCTCCAGCTGGTGCTGGGCCTGTCCCCGCTGGAGACCGGTCTACGGCTGCTGCCGCTGACCGTCGCGGCGATGGGCGCCGGTCTGGCGGGCGCGCGGATGCTGCGGCGGTTCGGGCCGCGGCGGATGGTGAGCCTCGGCTTCTGCCTGACCGCGGTGGCCGTGGTGCTGCTGACCGCGATGGGCGGCGAGGACAACACGGGCCTGCTGCTGTGCGGCTTCGTCCTGCTGGGCTTCGGCCTGGAGACGACCCTGTTCGGGGCCTACGAGTCGATGCTGAGCGAGGCCCCGCCGGAGCAGGCGGGCGGCGCGGCCGCGATCGGCGAGACCTCCTACCAGCTGGGCGCGGGCATCGGCATCGCCCTGCTCGGCAGCGTGATGAACGCGGCGTACACGCCCGGACTCAGCTCCGTGCCCGGGGTCCCCGCGTCCGCGTCCGCGGCGGCGGGGCATTCGCTGGGGGAGGCCTACGAGATCGCCGACCGGCTCGGCGGGCCCGCCGGAGTCACCCTGCGCCGCACCGCCCAGGAGTGCTTCGTGCACGGGCTGCATGTGACGCTGCTGGTCAGCGCGGGCCTGCTGCTGCTGGGCGCGGTGATGGCGCTGCGGCTGCCGCGCACCATGCAGTGCGGCGACGAGGAGGCCGGGCCCGTGGAGCTTCCCTCGCCCAGGGAAGTCAGCGAATCCCGCGTCTCGGCCTGA